Proteins from one Paenibacillus amylolyticus genomic window:
- a CDS encoding acyltransferase yields MYWFYFVLGAVCAWSVDSWRHWTTKVLPWTLCLFVGMYIWLGYDVLRGSGEVVNLNISTYLKPTTFLIIMAQMLMLYGLLVLMRGKETRFQRLLAWIGRYSFGGYLVHALVIYAIAYVTRPLQLSGWHLPVTLLSFLVTVGMALAISWALSKLPSSRFTVGLMRKPRLTSNSSAAVNQRNSPERTPSPGTTRSPGTSEPV; encoded by the coding sequence ATGTACTGGTTCTACTTTGTACTGGGTGCCGTATGTGCCTGGTCAGTGGATAGCTGGAGGCATTGGACCACGAAGGTACTGCCATGGACGCTCTGTCTGTTTGTAGGGATGTATATATGGCTTGGTTACGACGTGCTGCGTGGGTCCGGGGAAGTGGTTAATCTGAATATCTCCACCTATTTGAAACCAACCACCTTTCTGATCATTATGGCTCAGATGCTTATGTTGTATGGTTTACTTGTATTGATGCGGGGCAAAGAGACACGGTTCCAGCGCCTGTTAGCCTGGATTGGCCGCTATTCGTTTGGTGGATATCTGGTCCATGCCCTGGTGATCTACGCGATCGCTTACGTCACCAGACCGCTTCAGCTCAGTGGATGGCATCTGCCAGTAACGTTGCTATCGTTTCTTGTAACGGTTGGTATGGCCCTTGCAATCAGCTGGGCACTCTCCAAACTTCCCAGCTCACGTTTCACCGTAGGGTTAATGCGCAAACCGCGTTTAACCTCCAACTCATCAGCTGCGGTGAACCAAAGAAATTCACCTGAGCGAACGCCGTCACCCGGCACAACTCGCAGTCCCGGAACGAGTGAACCGGTTTAA